The Pseudomonadota bacterium genomic interval TCTCATGGATATTAGTATGTACCAAACTCAAGCTCAGAAGGCGACAAGCTACAAGCCAACAACTGAGCAACGTGCCCGCGAAACAGCAAAAGACTTTGAAGCTGTATTCGTAAACCAAATGCTGAACCTGATGCAGCCTGACCTGAAGAATGATGAGTTCCACGGTGGCCACGCAGAAGAACAGTTCCGCACGTTCCTAAATGACGAAATTTCACAAGAAATTGCAGAGAGTGGTGGGGTAGGTGTTGCTGACCACATTTATGCAGAACTTATTAAACTTCAGGAGGCCTCTAAATGATTGATTTGAATATTGGAGTAGAAGCAAGTAACATAGTAGGCGATGCAATCCTTGCATGTGAAACGCTTGAACGTTTCTTAAAAGAGGAAAATGACGCCCTGAAAACTGGACAACTGACAGTTATTGAAGAGAATTTGAAAAATAAACAGCGCCTTGCCGCTAAGGTTGAGCGTTTGCTTAAACTCCTCAAGTCTCAGCCTCAAGACGTCAAAAACAGTCCAACACTTAAGCCTCAAATTGAGCATCTTAAATCTGCATTTGAAGGCTACCAAAGTGAAGCGCGCCACAACACAATTCTTCTACAAGGCGCACATCAGTCTACAACAAACGTTCTCAACGTACTGCGTGACGCCGTTCAACAGCACCAACAAAAGAACGAAGCGAAGATGTATTCTAAAGATGGTAGCGTACAAAGCACTGGTACAAGAAATCGCATGGTTGTGAAAGAAGTTTAACCCTTCCCCTCACCAGTACATTATGCTATTAAAACACCTGAATTCCTGCTAAAATGCAGATGTTAAACAACAAGAAAAACGGACACATTCCAGGTGCCAAGAAAAGAGATAAAAAGCGCCGAAGAAGGCACAATTGTAATGATGCTGGGGTTATACCTCATCGTTCTTGCGTTTTTTATCCTCCTCAATGCCATTTCTGAAAGCAGTGAAGAACGCGCTGAAAAGGTAAAAGAAAGTCTTTCGAGCGGCTTTGGTTTCCAAATGGATGGCCTCATGAAAATGCGTGACCAAGTCCCGACATTGAGTAATCCAATGGTTGATTTCGTCACACGTGAAGTGGAATCACTCATTGAATCCTACCTTGCAGTTCAGCATTTCAAAATTGTTCAAATTGGTGAAACAATGCGCTTGCAAATTGATATGGACCAAGTTTTTGATCCAGGTGAAATGCGTATTAAGCCAAGTCAAGTCCGCCTATTTAGTGACCTCGCTTTTCTGATGAAAAAAGACCGTCCAGGTACAGAAATCGTAACCGATATTCTTGTTGAAGGCTCAAAGAAGGACCTTGGTGGCGAGCGTGGTGACGTAACAGCCTTCCTTGGTAAACGTGCAAGCCTCATTGTTCGTGCGGTTCTTGAAAAAGGCGGCCGTAAAAAATACCTCAGCGCACAGGCTGTACAAAATAAAAAACAAAGTGTTATCAATTTGTTCTTCCACATCCATGTATTGGATATGAAACAAGCTGAACGTGCGCTAGGATTATAGGGAGGTGGATCATGGCTGAAGAAAACCAAACCCCTGAAAATGATAATGAAGTTCATGTTATTGAATGCCCTGCATGGCTCCTAACCTTTGCAGACCTTGTAAGTCTCCTCATTACATTCTTTGTACTCTTGTACTCTATGAAAGTCGTAGATACCCAAAAGTGGGAAGAAATTAAAGGTTCGTTTGCTGGTGTATTCTCAATCCGTGAGCCTGTCGTCACAAGTCCACCTGACCAGCAAACAGCCATTGAAAAAATTGACCCGCTTTCAGCAGATAATTTGGATTATATTGAAGGTATTTTAAAGCAATCCTTCTCTCAAGATGTGCTGCTTAAAGATACAACGATGACACGTGACCGCGAGCAAGATCGCCTTATTATTAACGTGCCTTCATCACTGATCTTTAATTCAAATGAAGATTCTCTGCGCCCAGAAGGTCGCCGTGCGGTTCAAAACCTTGGTGACGCGCTACGCCACCTTGATAACCGCATTGCTGTGGCAGGGCATACCGACCCATTCCCGATTAAGAGCGATAAATTCCCATCTAACTGGGAGCTCGGTATGGCACGTGCCGCACAGATTGCAGATGTAATTATTTCTCGCGGTGTCACAGCGCCTATCCGCATTGTCTCTTACGCAGATAGCCGCTTTGGTGAAATTGACCGAGGCTTACCAATCTCAAAACGCTATGCCATTTCAAGGCGTGTTGAAGTAATTGTTTACGGTGAAAAAGATTCGGAGCTGCCATTCTGATGATCTTCCGCCTCACCCTTCTTTTAAGTCTGATTTGGATTGCTCCGGTTTACGGAGCAAACCTGTCTTTGGTGGTGACACCTGAAGGATATGTTTTTGACATTGAAACAGACGCAAATGACAAGATTGCATTGTTTGAGCGCTACAACGATGTTTGGCTTGTAAGCGCCACATCTGAGACTGTGACAACCAATATTCCAGATATTCTTCTGCCAGAACTTGGCATTGAGCAAATCACCCCTCTTCTTGTTGAAGGCGGCTCAGGTGTACATATTGCATTCACTGCCTCACCTGAAAACTCACTCTGGTCATGGAACGGTGTTCTCATTGAACAGCAAGAATCATCACCGCTTAACCTGTCTGGCCACGTTGCATTAGATGATACGCTAATCCTACCTAAATCACTGACGGACCGCCTACTCCTTGCAGAGCATGCCCTCACAGGTGATAGCTACCCTGTTGTTGTGTTTAACAGTGTGACACCAACACTTTCGCCAAGAAACTTTGGGAAAATTACAGCTGTGCCAACCCGCACAGGTATGGCGTTTATGTCTGATGTTGGTGGCATCCTGACACTCCCTCAAGAAACAGATGAACTTAAAATTGTTCTCGATATGCCAGAAGAGGCAACCACACTTGCTGCTGTTGCCACACCTTCTGCAAGCGGCACGGAAACCTCAAGCCTATTTGAAGCATTGAATGAAGCTGTCACAGAAGAAGCTTCTGCAACCACAACGTCCTTCATTGCAAAAACCAGACCTGCTGAATTTGAAGATGCGATCTCAGGTGTGGCTGCAGCCATCAGTAAAGCTGAAAGTGTTTCTCTTCCTGAAACACAAACCCTCACAGATCTTCTGATTCGCATGGGTGTAACCAACGATAAAGTTCTTGAAGATGAGCCTGAAGAGCAAGTGGCTGAAGATACAGCTCTACCAACACCAGTGCCAACATCAGACCCATTCTTTGATGAGCAATTCCAATTGCCAGAAGGTAGTGGCATGTTTCCACGTATTGAAGTTGAAGATATTCTGGCTTATAACGATGCCAAAGCAGAACTTGTTGAAGAATTTCTTAATGCCACATCAGATTTTGAGCGAGATCAAAACCGCCTAGAAATGGCGCGTCTCAACATTAACTATGACCGCCTTGTTGAAGCGATGGACATTATGCAATCTACGCCTAAGTTTGAAGAAAATGGATATCCAAAGAGCACAACAACACGCATTATGCTGGGTGCCCTCCTTGCTATTGCTGACCGCTTAGAAGCAGCAAATGAGCTTCTCTCTATTGAAGGCGACCCAGAAGATGAGCGCAAGCTTTGGCTTGGTTATACCAAAGAAAAGCAACGTGACTACTCACAAGCTGTAGAACTCATGCGTGATACCATTGACCTCTCTCTTGGCTATCCGTTTAGCTTGCAAAAAGAGCTGCGTCTTTCTTTTGCAAGAGCCCTTCTCAAAGAAGAGCAAGTCTCTATTATGCAAGAACAGATTGACACACTCATCTCTGTCCTTGGCGAAGAAAAACTTCCAGCAGAAGCTGACCTTCTTGTGGCCCGTGCAGCCTTACTTAAAGGGGATAGCCAACAGGCTGAATCTCTGCTTGCTGAAGTGGCCAATAGTGAAGATAAAAAGTTTGCGATTGATGCACAGTACGAATACTTGATGCTTCTATACAGCCGCGGTGATATTGCACGCGAGCAAACCATTGATGCCCTCAAAGAAATTCGCTTTATGTGGCGCGGTGGTGATGTAGAAGAGCAAGTCCTTTACAAACTTGGTCGCATGCTTGTGGCCGCAGAGCGCTACCGCGAAGGTTTAGACCAGTTGAAGTTCTTTAACATCTTCTTCCCTGAAAGCCCATTCCGTAGTGAAATCACAGCACTTATGACAGAAACATTCATGAAGCTTCTAGAGCAAGATATGCCTGGCGGTAACCTTGATACTGTCGCTGTCCTTGGTTTGTATTATGACTTCCGTGAGCTAACCCCTCCGGGAGAACAGGGTGATGCCCTGATTACAGACGTCGCGATGAAACTTAAAAAGATTGGCCTATATGACCGCGCGATTGATCTACTTGAGAACCAATACGAATACCGTGCAGAAGGCGACAAAGAACGACAAGCCAAACTGGCTTACACCATTGCAGAAAGTTACTACGGTGAAGAAGACTACGCCCCTGCCCTCAGCATTTTAGAAGAGACGGCCTCATTCCCAATGGATGACGATCTGAAGTATCAACGCACACTCCTTAAAGCTGAAATTGCCTTTGCTGAGATGCGCTACGCTGACGCAATTAAAATTCTAGAAGATGTGAAAAGCCGTCCAGAAGCCCGTACAATTCTTGCAGATGTTGCATGGCAAAGTGATGACTTTGATAAGTTTATGAGCTTTGTTGAGCCACAGTTTGTTGAGAGTTCACCGTTTGATACATGGACACCAGAAGACCGTGTTAACTTTAAGCGCCTTGCGTTTATCTATAACAACAAAGGCCAAATCAGAAACCTAGAAGGCTTGCGCAATAAGTTTATTAACAAACTTGTGAACCCATATGACCAACGTTACTTTGAGATTCTACTTAAAGATAAAGCCTCTGTGATTAAGCCCATGGAAAAAACAGAAGAAGATGCCAGCATTCTTGATACTGTGATTTCTCAAATGGAAAGCTACAATGAGTTTGCGCGTGAATACAACCTGATTAAACGCTCACGCGATAGTGAGAAACGCCAGCGCTACTTGTTCAACCAGTCACGTGGTCAACTCACAGCGCCTCCAAAACTTTAACGCCTCCCTTGTAAGATACATTTAATGCCCCCATATATAAGGTATGGGACAATAAAATATGTTAAGGGAGGGACACATGAGCCAAACACATGAGCTTATGTTTTATAAAGATTTAGACGCAGAAATTACAGGTCGCGTAGACACAATTAACTCAGGGTACTCTTCACGCCTTCGCGTTGACCCAGATTGCGCGAAAACAGCTATTCTTTCTTCTGCTGAAACAGCAGCGAAGCTTCTTAAAAAGCATCCTGAGCTTCAAGAGAACTTTTCATTTAAAAATGAAGGTTTTGTGAACCATGTTGCGGATCAAGTTATTCCCAAAGATGCAAATGATGCTGAAAGGCACTTGATGACAGAGCAAGTTGGAAAAATTTGCAGAGATGTTGATGCACTTATTGATGAGCATGCAAGTCGCTCAGCCCTTGAATCTGGTTGCTCTATAGAGAAACTCAACTCTGTCACCAATGCGAGAAGTATTGCACATGCCGCACAGGGTTCAGAAAAAGCACAACGCCAACTCGGTGAAGACACAAGAACAACTAGCGCAGAGGTTCTAGAGCTGGCATAATTTTCAAAACAGTTAATAAAAAGAATAAACCTATGCCGACTGAAACACTTGTTGAGATTATCGCCTTTTTTGCAGGAATGTGCACAACAACCTCTTTCCTTCCACAAGCCCTAAAAACATGGAAAGACCGTGATACACGCGCCATCTCTCTTGGCATGTACATTATTTTCTGTAGCGGTATTGCTCTATGGTTTACCGTTGGCTTCCTTCTAAAAAGCCCATCTATGATGTTTTGGAATGGCGTTAGTTTTAGCCTTGCCATGTCTATTCTTTGCATGAAAATTTTTTACTCACGTCGTGAAATTCGTGAGAAAGGTACATGGGGCGGCACCAAGCAAATTCCTTAAACGTTCTTGTTATTTTAATGAGTAAAAACCCCTCTCTTACGAGAGGGGTTTTTGTGTGGAAGGCTGCTTGGGGGCAGTCACTTCCTAGAGCCGGCTGGACGAGATGGGGGAGAGAAGGGGAAGCTCCAGCCGAAACATTTACAAACTTGTTTTTAAGAAGCGCCCCCTTCCCTTCAAGGAAGCGCTTATCTTATGTGTTATCGAATCTGTAGAAGTTCGTTCAACATCTGGTCAACCGTTGAAATCACCGTTGATGCTGCCTGGAACGATCTCTGAGATGTAATCATGTTCGAGAATTCCTGTGCAATATCTACCGTTGATTGCTCAAGGGCACCACTTACGATCGTTGCTGTACCGCCAACACCCGCTTCTTTGTAAAGTGGACGACCAGAGGCATCTGTTTCACGTAGGAGGTTGTTTGATACTGGCTCAAGCGATGCAGGGTCTTGGAAAACTGCTACAACAACTTTCCAAAGTTTCTTCGCTTCACCGTTTGTGAATGAACCAATAATGAAGCCTTCTTCATCAACCGTTACACTTGCAAGCGTACCTGAACCGAAACCGTCCTGGTTGGCGAAAAGTGTGTTAAACGGAGAGGCGAACTGAATCACACCGTTTGTTCCTCGACCAATATCAAGTGGACCTTGTAGAGGGGCTGTAATATCAGCTGTACCTAAGGCACCGACTGGCGTTGCTGTGAAGTCAAAGTTTGCAGAAAGGGTCATGTTTACACCGTTTGCAAACTCAAGCAGACGTTCATCAGCTGTGTTTGTTGTGCCAACGATAAATGTACTACCATCTGGCTCAGTGACTTCAATCTCAAAGAGACCTGTACCTGCGTTCAAACCAAGGTTTGCGAAAGAATATGTACCTGCAATTGTTGCTGGAGCACTTGGGTGATCTTCATCTACCGAGATACCAAGTACACCGTCACCAAACTGTAGACCAGCACCAATCGTGTCAAAGTATGCACCACCCGTGTAGTCACCAAAGTTAACTGTAATTTCTTCAGTACCAACACCATCGTCCCAATCCACTGTAAACGTTTCACCGCCTACAATCTTAAGGGCACCGTCGGCGTCAAATTCAAGTGTACCAACACCAATCGCTGCGTTAGAGCCTGGTGCAACATTGTTACCGTAAAAGTCTGCAACAACATCGCTACCGTCAGCGTAAGCCACCCAGTCCCATTCGTTTGCAGAGCGCTTTGAGAATGCGAACGTCACATCACGTGCAGCACCTTGGCTATCAAAGAATCGTACATCCGTGACAAAAGGAACCGTTGTTGGGTCAGCAAGAATGTTTGCAATGTTTGCTTGGTGTGTAATTGTTGTATCGTAAGCGTATGTATCCGCTTCTGCGTTCAAGTTTACACCAAGAATAAGTTCACCTGTTGCACGCGCTGATGAGGCTACCGATTGAAGCTCTACTGCTGTTGGGTTTTGAACATCTTGAACTGTACCATCTGTATCTGTACGCCACCCTAGGAGGTACTGACCTGTAGGAGACGTAAGGAAACCACGGTTATCTTCAGCAAAGGCACCCGCACGAGAGTAGAAGAAACTTGTTTCATTGTTCACTTCAGTATCTGAAATCACTGTAAAGAAACCGTTACCTGATAGGGCAATATCTGTTGAAGACTGCGTTGAAAGAAGTGAACCCTGCGTTGCTTGGAAACGTTGGAAATCTGTACCAACACCACCGGCGTTTACAAGAGTACCACTTACCCCGGCACTTGTTACCTGCTGACGAAACAAGGTTCTACTGTTTTTGTAACCAATTGTGTTCACGTTTGCGAGGTTATCTGAAATAATCGAGATAGATTCACTTTGTGAAAGCATTGCTGATACACCTGAGGTCAACGATCCGTATAAACTCATGGGGTTTCTCCTTGTTTTTCGCCTACTTGGCGGGGGTTAATTTCTTACTTTTTTAATATTCAAAAGTCGTGCCAATTTGGTCTGACTTTTTGTCTTTATTTAGCTCGTTTGATCGTCCGAGCCACTCTCATCGCCATTACCCTCTGGCGGAACCACATACACTGGGTTTTGTACCGAAATCACATCCGACATATCTGCCGTACGTCCATCCGTAAACCTCAGCGCCACGTTACCACCAAACGTATCCACTGTTTGTACCGTACCGTATGTAAATGTTGATGCTCGAATATCGTCACCATCTTCTTCAACAGCACTTACGCGAATTCTGTAATCTCCTGGAGGAAGTCTTGTTTCTTCATTTCCGTAACCATCCCATGTCACCTCGTGGTAACCCGCTTGGTCGTCTGCATCAATTGTTTTCACAAGTACACCGTCTGAGTTAAAGACCTCAATAACCGTGTTTGCAGAGTTTGTTGGGAGGTAGTACTGGAAATCAATCGGCGCACCATCTTGAAGGCGCATTGTATTACCTTCAGTCATCACTTGGCGACCAATGTAACTGACTGCCAGAGTTTGCTGTCCGTACTCACGGTCAGCAATAAGCGCTTCTAGATTCTCATTGGTTTGAATCGTTTGTTCAAGTTGTGAGAACTGTGCCAGCTGCGCTGTAAATTCTGTGTTTTCTACAGGGTTAAGCGGGTCTTGGTTTTCAAGTTGAGCAACAAGCAGTGACAAGAAATCTTCAAAGTTCAGGTCTGCAGCAGCACGCGCTGTCCCGTTGTTTTCCGTGCCATTCTTAATATTGGTCTGGTTAACCAAGTAAGAATTATCTACGTTATAACTAATTGTCATGTGTTTCTCTTCCTTTATGCATCCATATCGACAAGTCGGTCTGGATCAATCCAACGTGGGTCTTGTGCTTCTGCGCTCAGAACCTCTCCGCTCTCTCCGTCTTCAGCTTCACCGTCTTCACTGCCAGAGAATGCGTTTTCTCCTCCAGAGAAGCTCTGTGAGCCTTCTTCTTTTAGCTGGAAGCTCAGGCCCTCTTCACTAAACTCAAGGCCACTTTCAGCAAAAGCTTCTTGTAAGTAACGCAAGTCCCGTGCCATCTGCTCTAAAACATCCATATTTTGTGACGCAATGACACCACTCACACGGCCATCACTCACACGAATGTGGAGATCAAGTTCGCCCAGTTCTGGCGGATTTAGGACCATTTTGACTTCACCACCACCTTGCTTTGCAAGCTGACGGACTTGCATCTGCATTTGTGCAGCTACATCGGCCTGGCGTGCCATTTGTGCCAGTCTCTCAGTACCAGCCGGGCGATTTTGGTTGTTCACTTGCTTTTCCATAAAGGCATCAAAGTCAGCACTATCATTTACATCAACTGGATCAGTTGTTTCAGATTGCACTTGAAGAGCGCCCTGCTCTGATTGGCTAACTGTAAAGACGTTACGAGACTCAGAAAGAATTTCTGCAAGAGGTTGCGGCTTGAGGTACTCACCACGCACTTGTGTTGATGCACCATCCACAAATTCTGCCGTACGTGACGCTACACCACCTTCAGAACGAATGCGGTCACTCGCGGCTCTAGCCGCGGCTGCAAAGGCACCACTTTCACCTTCAATACCTGCTTGCTGTAAAGCAGAAATAACTTTTTCATTCAGCGGACGTTCGCCAGTAGCAACCTGCTGCGCAATATCGCCTAGAGGACCTTTTGCTGCATTTTCAGCAAGCGGAATATCACCGCCTGAAAGTGCGCTATGCGCTAGCTCTGCGCCAGAAATAATTGTTGTACTCTGCGCACTAAAACTTATAGAAACCGAAGAACGGCGTGCGTTAAAGGCAAGCAGGCCTGCAGCTTCATCACTGCCACCTTCTTTACTTGCAAGGAAGGCTTGATAGGCTACAGAAGGATCCTCACCTTGTAGAAGGGCCTTAAGAAGTTCAATTTCATCCTGTTTCGCCTCTTCTGCTTCCATGTACTTCATAAAGGCGACGTAACCAACCGCACGATCCATCGCATCTTCAGCGCTCATACCAAGAGACTCAAACGCTGCAGCAAGACCTGCAACCGTATTGAGGCCAGAGGCATCAATACCAATCGCTTTAAATTCTGTGATGACTTGCTCAATCACAATTTCAAATTCAACATGAGTAATTTGTGTAAAGGCAGCAGCACCGCCCTCACCTGCACCAAGTTTACCCAACATGTCTGCCAGATCATTTACTTTACCAACAAGGCTCTCCACATCAAACTGAGAGGCGAGACCACCTTCTGGCAGAAAATCTGTCATATTAAAACTCACATCAGAAAGCATATCTGAAAGAGAGCCATCAGCGCTGCCACCAAGCAGCATAGCAAGCAGGCTTGTATCATCACCGGCTTCACTCTCAGCGTTGCCGCCAAGAAGGCCGCCAAGTAGACTTGCAAATCCACCTGCGCCAAAAACGCCAAAAGAGGACTCCCCAAAAGCCCCACTTAGTGATTGTGTTTGTCCCATCCCATTCCCCAAAAGTGCTAGGGGTGATATACTCATGCGGTTCGGTCCTTTCCGTAACGTCGTTTAAACTGAATTTTAAGATGCAAGAAGGTTGCCAAGTCCTAAATGAGTGACGAAAAAAAATTAGAAAAAGATTCAAAGCTCAGTGCTGTCGCCCTTGAGTATGAAAAAGAGGGCGAAGGCGCGCCTGTTGTTGTGGCCAAAGGTAAAGGGCTTATTGCTGAGCGCATCCTTGAAATTGCTGAAGAGCACGACATTCACATCCATAGAGACGCCGATCTGATGACAGTTTTAGAGACGGTTGAACTCAATCATGAAATTCCATTAGAAGTTTATGCTGTTGTTGCGGAGATTTTTGCGTATATTTATCGTATTAACAATGAGAAGAAAAACGCGTGAGTACAAACCAGCTGATTACGGAGACGAAAGAAGCGATTAGCCGCCTAGAGCGTATGGCTGGTGGTGAAAGCACGACACCTGCCCAAATTGCTGAACAAACAGAAGTGATTCGTGACTGTATGGAAAAGCTTGCTGCCATGTCTCCAGAAGAGACAGAAACGCACCGTACAGACCTCTCAAACCTAAGACAACACCTTGATATTGCAATGGAAAAACTTACTTCCTACCAAAAGAGTGTCAAAGAACAAATTCAAACCAATGCCATTCGCGCCAAAGCGAATAAACAGTATGGAGGCCCTAAGTGACCATATTTGAAGACATCAACATGATGCGCTGGCTCTTTGCCTGTGGCGTTCTTATCCTCTTGCTTATGGGGCTTAGCATTGTGGCACGCAGAAGCGGTCAATTTAAGCATGTGACAGGCGCAAACAAACGCCTGAAAGTCCTCGATATCACGCCAATTGATATGAAGCATAAAGTGGCTATTATTAAACAGGATAACATTGAGCACACAATTCTTATCGGCGCTGAAACGCCTCTTCACCTGATGGCAACTCCAATCACAGAAGGTGAGCAACCTGCTGAAGACGAACAAGAAGAGCGACCAATTGGCTTTTTAAAGCGCGTGCGTAGCTCTTGCCCAACCAAAGAAGAAATTCTAAAAGATATTGAGAAGGAGAAAAAAGCAGATGCCTAAGCTTACACTCTCACGTCTTATTAAGTTTACACTACTGTCAGCGCTCTTCCTTGGTATCAGCGCCTTCCCACTTTATGCACAGGAAGCCCCAGTAAATATTAGTTTTGGAGATGACCTGCTTTCATCTGAACGTATTTTCCAGATGTTTATCCTTCTTACGGTTCTTTCACTGGCCCCATCTATGGTGATGATGATTACATCTTTCACACGTATTGTGGTGGTGTTCTCATTCCTAAGAAGTGCTATGGGTCTGCAAGCCTCACCACCTAACACGGTGATGATCAGCCTTGCCCTGTTTATGACCTTCTTTATTATGCAGCCCACACTTGAAGAATCTTACAATGAGGGTGTGCGCCCTTACCTTGATGAACGCATTGATGAAGAAGCCGCTTTTAACCGCTCTATGGCTCCCTTTAAAGATTTCATGGGATCACAAGTTCGTGAAAATGACCTAAACCTCTTTATTGAAATGATGCCTGAAGACAGCAAACCTGCTGTCATTGAAACCTCTCAAGATGTGCCACTACAAGCGATGATTCCTGCATTTATGATCAGTGAACTGCGTCGTGCCTTTGAAATTGGTTTCCTGATCTTCTTGCCATTCCTCATTATTGATCTAACTGTTGCATCGATCCTGATGAGTATGGGTATGATGATGCTTCCACCGATCATTATCTCTCTGCCATTTAAAATCATCTTCTTTGTATTGGTTGATGGCTGGCACCTTCTTGTTGGCTCTCTCGTTGAGTCCTTTAAAGGGGTCACCTAACAGATCCGAAAAGAAAAAGAGGGCTTTCGCCCTCTTTTTTATTCGCTTACAGAAACTGGCGCGGGGAGATACGTTCAAACTCTCCATCGTCATCATAGTCCACCAGCTCGTTAAACGCCTTCACAGCGTTCATAAAGCGTACATAGGTTGCTTTACGGGCCTTCCAGTAGCCGTTCACCGCCTTTTTATCTTCAGGGGTTGAACGCCACGCTGGGTTATTGGCCTTCACATTATCCATCAGGGCGCCAAGCGTTTTATCTTCATCCCAGTACACAAGGTACAGCAGGTGATGATAAAAATTGATCACACGACGCTTATGGGCCGGCAGAAGAAGCTCTGCAGCAATGCTGGTTTCAGCATCCTCAAGTGCTTGCGCATAGTCACGTCCAATGCAATCTATATTGTAACGCTCGCCGTATTCCTTCAAGTCTTCATAGGTATTCCACAGCCAAATCGGTCCGCACATTGCACCTGCCGTTGCCATATGAAATGCCGTTTCAAAATGTTCTAGAGACATAAGTCACCTCTTACAGAAAAGGGAGAACAAAGATTAATATGAAACTGTTATAGAGAGGTAGGCTTAGAAAATCAAGTCAGGGTAGCTAAAGCTGCTTCATCAGGTAAGGCACATCAAGAATCATATGCACATACCCTTCACCAGTAATT includes:
- a CDS encoding rod-binding protein; protein product: MDISMYQTQAQKATSYKPTTEQRARETAKDFEAVFVNQMLNLMQPDLKNDEFHGGHAEEQFRTFLNDEISQEIAESGGVGVADHIYAELIKLQEASK
- the flgN gene encoding flagellar export chaperone FlgN translates to MIDLNIGVEASNIVGDAILACETLERFLKEENDALKTGQLTVIEENLKNKQRLAAKVERLLKLLKSQPQDVKNSPTLKPQIEHLKSAFEGYQSEARHNTILLQGAHQSTTNVLNVLRDAVQQHQQKNEAKMYSKDGSVQSTGTRNRMVVKEV
- a CDS encoding flagellar motor protein MotB gives rise to the protein MMLGLYLIVLAFFILLNAISESSEERAEKVKESLSSGFGFQMDGLMKMRDQVPTLSNPMVDFVTREVESLIESYLAVQHFKIVQIGETMRLQIDMDQVFDPGEMRIKPSQVRLFSDLAFLMKKDRPGTEIVTDILVEGSKKDLGGERGDVTAFLGKRASLIVRAVLEKGGRKKYLSAQAVQNKKQSVINLFFHIHVLDMKQAERALGL
- a CDS encoding flagellar motor protein MotB; translation: MAEENQTPENDNEVHVIECPAWLLTFADLVSLLITFFVLLYSMKVVDTQKWEEIKGSFAGVFSIREPVVTSPPDQQTAIEKIDPLSADNLDYIEGILKQSFSQDVLLKDTTMTRDREQDRLIINVPSSLIFNSNEDSLRPEGRRAVQNLGDALRHLDNRIAVAGHTDPFPIKSDKFPSNWELGMARAAQIADVIISRGVTAPIRIVSYADSRFGEIDRGLPISKRYAISRRVEVIVYGEKDSELPF
- a CDS encoding SemiSWEET transporter, with protein sequence MPTETLVEIIAFFAGMCTTTSFLPQALKTWKDRDTRAISLGMYIIFCSGIALWFTVGFLLKSPSMMFWNGVSFSLAMSILCMKIFYSRREIREKGTWGGTKQIP
- a CDS encoding flagellar hook-basal body complex protein → MSLYGSLTSGVSAMLSQSESISIISDNLANVNTIGYKNSRTLFRQQVTSAGVSGTLVNAGGVGTDFQRFQATQGSLLSTQSSTDIALSGNGFFTVISDTEVNNETSFFYSRAGAFAEDNRGFLTSPTGQYLLGWRTDTDGTVQDVQNPTAVELQSVASSARATGELILGVNLNAEADTYAYDTTITHQANIANILADPTTVPFVTDVRFFDSQGAARDVTFAFSKRSANEWDWVAYADGSDVVADFYGNNVAPGSNAAIGVGTLEFDADGALKIVGGETFTVDWDDGVGTEEITVNFGDYTGGAYFDTIGAGLQFGDGVLGISVDEDHPSAPATIAGTYSFANLGLNAGTGLFEIEVTEPDGSTFIVGTTNTADERLLEFANGVNMTLSANFDFTATPVGALGTADITAPLQGPLDIGRGTNGVIQFASPFNTLFANQDGFGSGTLASVTVDEEGFIIGSFTNGEAKKLWKVVVAVFQDPASLEPVSNNLLRETDASGRPLYKEAGVGGTATIVSGALEQSTVDIAQEFSNMITSQRSFQAASTVISTVDQMLNELLQIR
- a CDS encoding flagellar hook capping FlgD N-terminal domain-containing protein, which produces MTISYNVDNSYLVNQTNIKNGTENNGTARAAADLNFEDFLSLLVAQLENQDPLNPVENTEFTAQLAQFSQLEQTIQTNENLEALIADREYGQQTLAVSYIGRQVMTEGNTMRLQDGAPIDFQYYLPTNSANTVIEVFNSDGVLVKTIDADDQAGYHEVTWDGYGNEETRLPPGDYRIRVSAVEEDGDDIRASTFTYGTVQTVDTFGGNVALRFTDGRTADMSDVISVQNPVYVVPPEGNGDESGSDDQTS
- a CDS encoding flagellar hook-length control protein FliK codes for the protein MGQTQSLSGAFGESSFGVFGAGGFASLLGGLLGGNAESEAGDDTSLLAMLLGGSADGSLSDMLSDVSFNMTDFLPEGGLASQFDVESLVGKVNDLADMLGKLGAGEGGAAAFTQITHVEFEIVIEQVITEFKAIGIDASGLNTVAGLAAAFESLGMSAEDAMDRAVGYVAFMKYMEAEEAKQDEIELLKALLQGEDPSVAYQAFLASKEGGSDEAAGLLAFNARRSSVSISFSAQSTTIISGAELAHSALSGGDIPLAENAAKGPLGDIAQQVATGERPLNEKVISALQQAGIEGESGAFAAAARAASDRIRSEGGVASRTAEFVDGASTQVRGEYLKPQPLAEILSESRNVFTVSQSEQGALQVQSETTDPVDVNDSADFDAFMEKQVNNQNRPAGTERLAQMARQADVAAQMQMQVRQLAKQGGGEVKMVLNPPELGELDLHIRVSDGRVSGVIASQNMDVLEQMARDLRYLQEAFAESGLEFSEEGLSFQLKEEGSQSFSGGENAFSGSEDGEAEDGESGEVLSAEAQDPRWIDPDRLVDMDA
- a CDS encoding EscU/YscU/HrcU family type III secretion system export apparatus switch protein; translation: MSDEKKLEKDSKLSAVALEYEKEGEGAPVVVAKGKGLIAERILEIAEEHDIHIHRDADLMTVLETVELNHEIPLEVYAVVAEIFAYIYRINNEKKNA